From the genome of Chroicocephalus ridibundus chromosome 1, bChrRid1.1, whole genome shotgun sequence, one region includes:
- the CRYAA gene encoding alpha-crystallin A chain, with protein sequence MDITIQHPWFKRALGPLIPSRLFDQFFGEGLFEYDLLPLFSSTISPYYRQSLFRSVLESGISEVRSDRDKFTIMLDVKHFSPEDLSVKIIDDFVEIHGKHSERQDDHGYISREFHRRYRLPANVDQAAITCSLSNDGMLTFSGPKVPANMDASHSERPIPVSREEKPTSAPSS encoded by the exons atggACATTACCATCCAGCACCCCTGGTTCAAGCGTGCTCTGGGACCCCTCATTCCAAGCCGTTTGTTCGACCAGTTTTTCGGAGAGGGTCTCTTCGAGTATGATCTCCTGCCTTTGTTCTCTTCCACTATCAGCCCCTACTACAGGCAGTCCCTCTTCCGCAGCGTGCTGGAGTCGGGCATTTCAGAG GTGAGGTCTGACCGGGACAAGTTTACAATCATGCTGGATGTAAAACACTTCTCTCCCGAAGACCTGAGTGTGAAGATTATCGATGACTTTGTGGAAATCCATGGCAAGCACAGTGAAAGACAG GACGACCACGGCTACATCTCCCGCGAGTTTCACCGCCGGTACCGCCTGCCCGCCAACGTGGACCAGGCTGCCATCACCTGCTCCCTGTCCAACGACGGCATGCTGACCTTCTCGGGCCCCAAGGTCCCCGCCAACATGGACGCCAGCCACAGCGAGAGGCCCATCCCTGTGTCCCGGGAGGAGAAGCCCACCTCCGCTCCTTCCTCCTAA